The genomic segment TCTTGGTGCAGCCTGTCGATGTCATTGTCTCTGTGCCACTGACTCAACCAGAAACATTTCCTTTCATTAAAATGGTGAAAAATACGTATCCATTTCTCCCTCTTCTTATTCTTTCTCCTTGGGACGAAATGCGATTTGGAATTGAAGCGATGCAATGCGGAGCAGATGATATCATCTCTCTCAAAACATTTACGTCAGCACAATTTATTGAACTTCTTCGTCAGCATGTGGAAAAACAGCGCATACGACAAGATTTGAAGCAAGTCGTAAATCGCGCCTTTCTTCATTCCACTCAAGATCCTTTAACAGGACTCGCGAATCGCGCACTGCTTCAAGAACGATTGAATGCAGCAATCTCTTCTACAAAACGCCATGGCGGACTTCTTGGCATTTTATATCTCGATCTGGATAATTTCAAAACAGTCAATGATGATGTTGGTCATGCCACGGGCGATGAACTCTTAACTCAACTCGGAAAACGTTTTTTAGACACGTTGAGAAAAGAAGATGTTATTGCGCGTGTTGGAGGGGATGAATTTGTTGCGATTGTCAGTCATCTCACAAGCCTCGCCGATCTTGATCGTGTTGCACATCGACTTCTTTCTGTTTTTCAACATCCCATTGTGATCAATGAACGGTCTTTTGCCATGAGCGCAAGCATTGGGGCGAGCATTTTCCCTTTTGATGGTGAGCATCAAGAAGAATTATTGCAAAAGGCAGATACCGCAATGTATCTTGCAAAAAAATCTGGAGGAAATTGTTACCAATATTTTAATAAACAAATAAAGGAGGTCGACATGGCTGAGCAAAAAGAAAGTTCTTCTCATAAAACTATTTTAATTATTGAAGATGATCGCGATTGTCAGCGTATGTTGGAAAAGCGATTGACGAGCGCTGGCTATCATTGCGTTCAAGCTTCCAGCGTTGAAGAGGCATTGACACAACTCTCTTCTGTTCATCCCTCACTTGTCATTCTTGATCTCGGCTTTCAAAAAGCGAGTGGCATTGCTTTCTTGCAAAGCATGACCAATCATCTCAAACAAAGCGATACGGTCCCTCCTGTCCTCGTGATCAGCGGTCATGCGACTCCAGACATTCAAGAGTTTGTGAACAATTTGGGGGCGAGTGGCTTTATCGAGAAGCCATTTAAATCAGAAGAGGTTCTTTCGAAAATTGATGCGCTGATTCATTAACACTTCTCAGGAAGATACTCGAAGACGTTTCAATCGCAATGCATTTACAATGACAGAAACAGAACTCAAACTCATCGCTGCGGCTGCGATCATGGGTGAAAGAAGAAGGCCAAAAAAAGGATAGAGAGCTCCAGCAGCAATAGGAACACCAAGCGTATTATAAAGAAATGCAAAGAAAAGATTCTGTTTGATATTGCGCATCGTCACCATACTTAAACGTCGCGCACGCAAAATGCCACGTAAATCTCCTTTGACGAGTGTCACATGAGCACTCTCCATGGCAATATCCGTTCCAGTTCCCATCGCAATGCCAACATCTGCCTGCGCAAGCGCCGGAGCATCATTAATACCATCACCAACCATGGCAACTTTATACCCCTTTGATTGCAGCTCTCGAATTTTCATTGCTTTCTGAGCGGGAAGCACACCAGCAATCACCTCATCAATTCCTATTTTTTCCGCTACAGCTCGTGCCGTCATTTCATTGTCGCCCGTTAACATGACAATCTTCATTTTTTCTTTACGAAGTTCACGAAGCGCTTCCGGCGTTGTTTCTTTGATGGGATCCGTAATGCCAACAATTCCACTCAATTTTTCATTGATCGCCACAAAGATAACCGTTTCACCGCGACGACGAAGTTCATCCCCTTTGAGACGAAAAAAGGTGGTGTCAATGCGCGCATCGTCCAGGAAGTTTTGATTTCCAACAAGAACATTTTTTCCGTTGATCACCCCCTTCACTCCCCTTCCCGTCACCCCCTCAAAGCCTGCGGCTTTTTCTGGGTTTATTCCTCTCTCTTTTGCAGCTTCGGCCAATGCAGTTGCCAATGGATGTTCACTCGCCACTTCAAGACTCGCAACAAGCTGAAGCAATTCATTTTCAGAAATATCGCGCGAAAAAATTGAAACAACTTTTGGTTTTCCGAGTGTCAGCGTTCCTGTTTTATCGAGCACAAGTGTGTCGACTTTCTGCAATGTTTCAATGGCTTCAGCATTTCGAAAAAGAACACCAAAAGAAGCCCCTTTTCCCGTTGCCACCATAATCGAAAGTGGAGTTGCCAAACCAAGCGCGCAGGGACAAGCAATAATCAGCACAGCAACAGCATTGATAAGAGCATAGGAGATGCTGGGTGTTGGACCCACCAAAGTCCAAACAAGAAAGGTCAGAAGAGAAATTGCGATAACACTCGGCACAAAATAGCTCGAGACCGTATCCGCCAATTTCTGAATCGGAGCTCGACTCCGCTGCGCTTCAGCAACCATATGGATGATCTGCGCAAGAAGCGTTTCACTTCCCACTTTTGTGGCTTCAAGAATGAGCATGCCTGTGCCATTGAGCGTCGCGCCAATGACACGATCCCCCTGTTTTTTTTCAACCGGAAGTGCCTCGCCTGTGAGCATTGATTCATCAACACTGCTTTTCCCTTCAATCACGATTCCATCGACGGGAATTTTTTCGCCAGGTTTCACGCGAAGACGATCACCAACGTGAACTTCTGCTAACAAAATATCTTCTTCACCTTGCGTCCGTAAAATATGGGCAATCTTTGGAGATAAACCAAAAAGCGCTTTGATTGCAGTACTTGTCTGTGAACGAGCTTTGAGTTCCAAAACTTGACCTAAGAGAATAAGCGTCACAATTCCTGCTGCAGCCTCGAAGTAAACATCAACCTCTCCTCTTTCGTTTTGAAACGACGCTGGAAAGAGTAAAGGAAAAACTGCAGCGACGAAACTATAGAGATACGCTACACTTACACCGAGTCCAATCAGCGTGAACATATTCAAATGACGATTTCGAAGAGAAGCAATTGCTCGTTGATAAAACGGCCATGCCGACCAGACACAGACAGGCGTTGCGAGAAGAAGCTGAATGAGTGGACTTACATGAAGATGAGCCATGGCAATGACAAGGAGAGGAAGCGTTAAAAGAGTAGAGAACCAAAATCGTCGCGACATCTCTTTGAGTTCTCGATCGTCTTCCTGCGCGATTCCTTCTTTTGGTTCAAGCGCCATGCCACACTTAGGACATAGTCCTGGTCCAATCTGTTCAACTTCCGGATGCATGGGACAGGTGTAGATTGTTCCTTCAAGCTGATCACCTTGAGGAATGGGCTTCCTTTTAGCGTCATGCATATATTGTTGGCAACACGACATAGTTTTCCTGTAATATATTTGACTCAATACACCAAGATAAGATACTTACAACACTAAGCAGTGGGATAAAAAATGACTTCTCCCTTCCCTATCATCGATTTTCTTCATGTCAGCCTTGCCGAACCAACCTTAACATCAACATCGACCACATCGAACACTTCCTGTCTTGAAAGCAACAACTACGATGAAACCGTTTCGTGTTATAAAACGCTCATGAAAGCCAAACCAGTCGATTTTCGCATCTCACTCTCTCTGGCACATGTTTCACTGAAATGGAACAAATTCGACGATGCCATACAATATGCGCGACAATCGCTCAATATGTGTTCGGATTGTGAAAATTTTGCCGCCAGACGGCTTTTACAAGAAATTGAAGAAAGAAAGAGTGAACATCCTCTTTTTCATTCATCTGCAGGATTTCTCGGCGTTGTGGATATGAGTGAGAATGATTTTTATGTTGCGCCAGCATGGAACCTCACCTTCCAAGATGCTCTTTTTACTGCCCTCCAAAGCAAAAAGATCTCCGTTATAAAGCCAGATATTGAAAAAATTATGGAACAAACAGATCTGAAAATGGATTCAGAAGCAGCATGCGCTATGGAAATCACGAAAGCTGCAGGACTTTCCTTTGGAATATATGTCACCATCGAAGAAACACATTTGCCAAAGGATGTTATCGTAACGCTCCATACAGTACGTGAAAGTGGTGTGATTATTGAGCGCGTTTTTATCGTTATTTCCAAAAAGGAGCTCCAAAATGCACATTCCACAAACAGGCGCGCTTCTGAACTTGCAAGCGTTTTTGAAAAAACCCTGAAAAGGAAAAGGAATTGAGATGAAAATATGTAGTCATCATAGGACGCACGATCAGTGCCAAATCAACAGTGACAAGGCCAAGTCCACTCCTCTCTCCAATCATATTTCACCTCCTCTTACCTCTCCTTCTGGATTGAACAAATATAACTTCATACCCTCTTTTCTTGGCATCACACTTTTTGGGCAACTCTCCCGCAATGAACAAGCCTGTACTGAAGATAAAGAATTGGAAGCAATCAGATTTAGTTTTTACGAAAGAAACGTTGACAATGAATCTCAAGAGCTTTTTCAAGTATTGAATGATCGTTATATTGGCGAAGAATCCCGTTCTTGTGCTGCCTTTAAATTAGCATTATTACGTGATCCACGTGGGTTACGTTATTTGGATAACGTTTTAAATGAAAGCAGAGAGAACGGAATAAAAAGAGCTAAAGGATTTCAAATCAGTAATCTCTTTGCTTCAGAAAAAACCTTGGTCATTGCCAATCAACATCAACGAAAGTTTGCCGCCAAAGTACTTGGTTACATCGGTGATCCGGAAGCTACTGAGATCCTTGTCAAAGCAGCCCAGCGAAAATTCTTAAACGATTGGATCCTGGATCGTTCTATTCATGAAAAAGTCAATTTTGCACTGCAAGGGAAAAGAGATAAACACGCCCATATAATATGGAACGCTCTTTTCCATAGAGATATTTCACCTGACGAATGTTGTGAACCATCATCGGAAGACCTTCACCACGAGCATCCTTTCATCCGTTTCTACGCCGCTCTTCAATTAGGAAAACGCAGTGATCCTGCTGCGACAAAGATCCTCCTTAATATGTTGCATGGTAAAGACTCATGGGCTGATGAATACTATCAAATTCCTGAAGATGAGCGGGGAAAAAATATCATCGATGCACTCGTCGCCTCTGGTAACCTGCAAATAAAGAATGAACTCCTCGAATATGGTGGACCATATGGAGCTAACGCTGTGGTCGCCCTCGATAAAAAAGCCGCAGAAGAAGCTGAAAAACTCAGGAAAAAAGCAGCAGCAGAAGCAGAAAAACGCTATGAGAAAGATATAGAACAAGCAGAAAAGGAAAACAGGCTTGCTGATGCTGTCATCTATTATGAACAACTCATTACTCTTGGAACGCAAAATTTTCGATATCCTCTGAGACTGGCACACATCTATCATCAATTTGGATGGCTTGGAAAAGCAATGGAAGCATGCGATGTTTCCATCCAACTTTGTTCCGATTGCGACGGATATACCGCTCAAATGTTTTTAGCGACACTTCGTGAAGAACAGCGAGCAGCAATGATTCTGCCAAATGAAACCGTCTTTATTGGAATCATCGATCTTATTGAAGGTCAGGTCAGATTGGCAGATGGCCTTGAGCGCAGTATGGAAATTGCAATATTTCAAACGCTTCGCCGACATGGAGCAGTCGTTATGCCTGATATTTCAAGAGAGATCGATGCAAACGACATTGCTCTCTGTTCCGAATCAAGCTGTACTGCGGAAATTGCAGGAGCTTTGGGGTTAACATCGGGCATCTATGCGACGATCACTTCAATTGGAAAACCCTCGAAATGGTTTTTAACATTAAATCTCGTGAACCAGAAAAATCAAACAATTACACATAAAGCATCGATCACTTTTGCACCGCATCAACTTCGGAATGAAAAACAGGCAGAGTTAGCAGGAATACGTTTGGCTACCAAATTGATAGATACACTTAAAAAAAGATAATTTATGGCTGAAATTCTTTTCAATAAGATTTCTCTCTCTTCTCCTTCGCAAGAGGTGCAGGAAATGGAGAATACTATCGTGGCGTTCCATCCAACAACAGCCCCCAAGGCTTTCAACAAATACACTCTTATGCCTTGGTTCGTAGCTTCTCTCTTTATCGCTCAACCACCGTCTTCGCAATCGGATAGAGTAACTCGAGATATTTCTGATCTGCAGAATGCGAAGGATGCTTACAAGCGAGTTCGAGCAGCAAGAATTTTAGGCCTTTCAAAAGCAATAAAACAGTTAACACATGAACAGGAAACACACGTACATGAAGCGCTTATTTTGGCGCTTGAGGATAGTGACAAAACAGT from the Deltaproteobacteria bacterium RIFCSPHIGHO2_02_FULL_44_16 genome contains:
- a CDS encoding copper-translocating P-type ATPase yields the protein MHDAKRKPIPQGDQLEGTIYTCPMHPEVEQIGPGLCPKCGMALEPKEGIAQEDDRELKEMSRRFWFSTLLTLPLLVIAMAHLHVSPLIQLLLATPVCVWSAWPFYQRAIASLRNRHLNMFTLIGLGVSVAYLYSFVAAVFPLLFPASFQNERGEVDVYFEAAAGIVTLILLGQVLELKARSQTSTAIKALFGLSPKIAHILRTQGEEDILLAEVHVGDRLRVKPGEKIPVDGIVIEGKSSVDESMLTGEALPVEKKQGDRVIGATLNGTGMLILEATKVGSETLLAQIIHMVAEAQRSRAPIQKLADTVSSYFVPSVIAISLLTFLVWTLVGPTPSISYALINAVAVLIIACPCALGLATPLSIMVATGKGASFGVLFRNAEAIETLQKVDTLVLDKTGTLTLGKPKVVSIFSRDISENELLQLVASLEVASEHPLATALAEAAKERGINPEKAAGFEGVTGRGVKGVINGKNVLVGNQNFLDDARIDTTFFRLKGDELRRRGETVIFVAINEKLSGIVGITDPIKETTPEALRELRKEKMKIVMLTGDNEMTARAVAEKIGIDEVIAGVLPAQKAMKIRELQSKGYKVAMVGDGINDAPALAQADVGIAMGTGTDIAMESAHVTLVKGDLRGILRARRLSMVTMRNIKQNLFFAFLYNTLGVPIAAGALYPFFGLLLSPMIAAAAMSLSSVSVIVNALRLKRLRVSS